The following coding sequences are from one uncultured Bacteroides sp. window:
- a CDS encoding peroxiredoxin yields the protein MRSLVGKQAPKFSAAAVVDGNKIVENFSLEQYKGDKYVVFFFYPMDFTFVCPTELHAFQEKLAEFEKRNVAVVGCSVDSEHSHFAWLQTPKKDGGIQGVTYPVVADFSKSISESFGVLAGAYAPDENGNWVCDGAPVAYRGLFLIDKEGVVRHSVINDLPLGRSVDEALRMVDALQHFEEYGEVCPANWAKGKDALKATEDGVADYLSKH from the coding sequence ATGAGATCATTAGTTGGAAAACAAGCACCTAAATTTAGTGCAGCTGCAGTAGTTGATGGAAATAAGATAGTAGAAAACTTCTCTTTGGAGCAGTATAAAGGAGATAAATATGTTGTGTTCTTCTTTTACCCAATGGATTTTACTTTTGTTTGTCCTACAGAACTTCATGCTTTTCAAGAAAAATTAGCTGAATTTGAAAAAAGAAATGTAGCGGTAGTAGGATGTTCTGTAGACTCTGAACATTCACATTTCGCTTGGTTACAGACTCCTAAGAAAGATGGAGGTATTCAGGGAGTTACTTATCCGGTAGTTGCTGATTTCTCTAAATCTATTTCAGAAAGCTTTGGAGTATTGGCTGGTGCTTATGCTCCTGATGAAAATGGAAATTGGGTTTGCGATGGTGCTCCGGTTGCTTATCGTGGTCTATTCCTGATTGATAAAGAAGGAGTTGTACGTCACTCTGTCATTAACGATCTTCCGTTGGGACGTAGCGTTGATGAAGCTCTACGTATGGTTGATGCTTTGCAACATTTTGAAGAATACGGTGAAGTTTGTCCTGCAAACTGGGCCAAAGGGAAAGATGCCTTAAAGGCTACAGAAGACGGCGTTGCTGATTATTTAAGCAAGCACTAA
- the xylE gene encoding D-xylose transporter XylE — protein MNYTNNGSKLYLYSITTVAILGGLLFGYDTAVISGAEKGLEAFFLTATDFQYDKVMHGITSSSALIGCVIGGAMSGVFASRLGRRNSLRLAAILFFLSALGSYSPEFLFFNYGKPNMELLIAFNLYRVLGGLGVGLASAICPMYIAEIAPSNIRGTLVSCNQFAIIFGMLVVYFVNFLILGGHENPILDKDSVTGILTVNSASDMWSVNQGWRYMFASEAFPAGLFGLLLFFVPKSPRYLVMQQQESRAFSILEKVNGTLKAKNILSEIKETAHQRTEKLLTYGVTVIVIGILLSVFQQAIGINAVLYYAPRIFENAGAEGGGMMQTVIMGIVNILFTLVAIFTVDKFGRKPLLIIGSVGMAIGAFAVALCDGMGIKGILPVFSVIVYAAFFMMSWGPICWVLIAEIFPNTIRGKAVAIAVAFQWIFNYIVSSTFPALYDFSPMFSYGLYSAICLLAAIFVWRWVPETKGKTLEDMSKLWKK, from the coding sequence ATGAATTATACAAACAACGGTAGTAAACTCTACCTTTACTCTATCACAACAGTAGCCATCCTCGGAGGGCTACTGTTTGGATATGATACGGCGGTGATCTCCGGCGCTGAGAAGGGGCTCGAAGCTTTTTTTCTCACAGCGACTGACTTTCAGTATGACAAGGTTATGCATGGCATAACTTCTTCTAGTGCTTTGATTGGCTGCGTTATAGGTGGAGCCATGTCTGGAGTGTTTGCTTCTCGCTTGGGACGTCGTAATTCACTAAGGTTGGCTGCTATTTTATTCTTTCTTTCCGCATTAGGATCATATTCTCCTGAGTTTCTTTTCTTTAACTATGGCAAACCTAATATGGAGCTACTAATAGCTTTTAATCTTTATCGTGTATTAGGCGGATTAGGAGTTGGATTGGCTTCTGCAATTTGTCCTATGTATATAGCAGAAATTGCTCCTTCTAATATTCGGGGAACTTTGGTCTCATGTAACCAATTTGCTATTATCTTTGGTATGTTGGTGGTTTATTTTGTGAATTTCCTCATTCTAGGGGGGCACGAAAACCCGATCTTGGATAAAGATAGTGTAACAGGTATCCTTACTGTAAATTCAGCTTCGGATATGTGGTCTGTTAATCAAGGGTGGAGATATATGTTTGCCTCTGAAGCATTTCCCGCCGGATTATTTGGACTGTTACTGTTTTTTGTTCCTAAAAGTCCCCGTTATTTGGTGATGCAGCAACAAGAAAGTAGAGCATTTTCTATATTAGAGAAAGTTAATGGTACACTAAAGGCAAAAAACATTCTTTCGGAAATAAAGGAAACTGCACATCAAAGAACTGAAAAATTACTCACTTATGGTGTGACAGTTATTGTAATAGGTATATTATTGTCTGTCTTCCAACAGGCTATAGGTATTAATGCAGTTCTGTATTACGCTCCTCGCATATTTGAAAATGCAGGTGCCGAAGGAGGAGGGATGATGCAGACAGTAATCATGGGTATAGTCAATATCTTGTTTACCTTGGTAGCAATCTTCACTGTAGACAAGTTTGGTCGTAAGCCTTTGCTGATTATCGGATCTGTAGGTATGGCAATCGGTGCATTTGCTGTAGCATTATGTGACGGAATGGGAATAAAGGGTATATTGCCTGTGTTCTCTGTTATTGTATATGCAGCATTCTTTATGATGTCATGGGGACCTATCTGTTGGGTTTTGATTGCTGAAATTTTCCCTAACACCATTCGTGGTAAAGCTGTTGCGATAGCTGTTGCTTTCCAATGGATCTTTAACTATATCGTTTCCTCAACTTTCCCAGCACTTTATGACTTTAGTCCAATGTTTTCATACGGGCTATATAGTGCAATCTGTCTTTTAGCTGCTATCTTCGTATGGAGATGGGTGCCGGAGACAAAGGGTAAAACCTTAGAGGATATGAGTAAACTTTGGAAGAAATAG